One Avibacterium avium genomic window carries:
- a CDS encoding glycosyltransferase family 2 protein, whose amino-acid sequence MPTISVAMIVKNEQQDLAQCLASVKDWVDEIVILDSGSTDNTKEIALQYGAKFYENTDWQGFGKQRQLAQQYVTSDYVLWLDADERVTDELRENIQQAVAKNLPNVVYDIPRISEVFGRLIRHSGWYPDYVVRLYQTQYAGYNDALVHEKVVYPANTKVEKLAGNLLHYPYKNLHHYLVKSANYAQAWAEQRHRQGKKATLFQGITHGIATFAKMYLLKAGFLDGKEGFLLAVLSGHSTFVKYADLWIRTRKK is encoded by the coding sequence ATGCCGACCATTAGCGTTGCAATGATTGTAAAAAACGAACAACAAGATCTTGCACAATGCTTAGCTAGCGTGAAAGATTGGGTGGACGAGATTGTGATTTTAGACTCAGGCAGCACCGATAATACTAAAGAAATCGCCCTGCAATATGGCGCGAAATTCTATGAAAATACCGATTGGCAAGGCTTCGGTAAGCAACGCCAACTTGCCCAGCAATATGTTACGTCTGATTATGTGTTATGGCTGGACGCTGATGAGCGCGTAACCGATGAGTTACGGGAAAATATTCAGCAAGCGGTAGCAAAAAATTTGCCGAATGTGGTGTACGATATTCCGCGCATTAGCGAAGTGTTCGGGCGCTTAATTCGTCATTCGGGTTGGTATCCTGATTATGTGGTGCGTTTGTATCAAACCCAGTACGCAGGCTATAACGATGCCTTAGTTCACGAAAAAGTGGTATATCCTGCTAATACGAAAGTGGAAAAATTGGCGGGTAACTTGCTGCATTATCCTTATAAAAATTTACATCATTACTTGGTGAAATCGGCTAACTATGCGCAAGCTTGGGCGGAACAGCGCCATAGACAAGGCAAAAAAGCCACGCTGTTTCAAGGGATTACGCACGGCATTGCAACTTTCGCAAAAATGTATCTATTAAAAGCAGGATTTTTAGATGGTAAAGAAGGCTTTTTATTAGCCGTACTTTCGGGGCATTCTACCTTTGTTAAATATGCCGATTTATGGATTAGAACACGTAAAAAATAG
- a CDS encoding ComEA family DNA-binding protein produces MKMNGILATLLFGFFSCMNAFAEPATEPTPPATQEAVQTSAVEKSSVFVGNTLNINTATASEIQKALVGIGAKKAEAIVEYREKHGNFVALEQLLEVQGIGKATLEKNKDRIQL; encoded by the coding sequence ATGAAAATGAATGGAATTTTAGCCACATTATTATTTGGCTTCTTTAGCTGTATGAATGCTTTTGCTGAGCCAGCAACAGAGCCTACACCGCCTGCTACGCAGGAAGCTGTCCAAACAAGTGCGGTAGAAAAATCCTCTGTTTTTGTGGGTAATACGCTAAATATCAATACCGCTACCGCCAGTGAAATTCAAAAAGCGTTGGTCGGTATTGGCGCGAAAAAAGCCGAAGCGATCGTGGAATATCGTGAAAAGCACGGCAACTTTGTCGCGTTGGAACAATTGTTAGAAGTACAAGGCATTGGCAAAGCCACGTTAGAAAAGAATAAGGATCGTATTCAGTTATAA
- the rpsP gene encoding 30S ribosomal protein S16, translated as MVTIRLSRGGSKKRPFYQIVVADSRCPRDGRFIERVGFFNPLAAGNAERLRINLERVNAWVEKGASLSDRVTSLVKEAQKAAA; from the coding sequence ATGGTAACCATTCGTTTATCTCGTGGCGGTTCTAAAAAACGCCCATTTTACCAAATTGTAGTAGCTGACAGCCGTTGCCCACGCGATGGTCGTTTTATTGAGCGCGTTGGCTTTTTCAACCCTTTAGCGGCAGGTAATGCTGAGCGTCTTCGTATCAATCTTGAGCGTGTAAATGCTTGGGTTGAGAAAGGAGCAAGCTTATCAGATCGCGTTACCTCTTTGGTAAAAGAAGCTCAAAAAGCTGCAGCTTAA
- a CDS encoding glycosyltransferase family 9 protein translates to MQKLLVIRNDKLGDFMLIFPALALIKKANPQLKITALVPKYTASMAELCPYIDDIIIDAQDKKDKTQFKQVLQAIKAAHFDGVISFFSNWHNAKLVWLSGIKYRLAPATKLAQLAYNHRLTQRRSRSLKPEFEYNLDLARAFLQAQHLPISEPHAPYLVVPQEILQAQKSKLQHQLGIAQNKKWIFLHSGTGGSANSLSLAQYAELIQDILQQFDAYIVLTAGPNESEQAHQLAQLVNNPNVVIYDNNEGLVDFTYSLACADLFIAGSTGPLHICGALNVPTIGFFPSHRSATPLRWQPINDPARHLAFCPQNEEKELANIQINKILPQIQSFIAKQWA, encoded by the coding sequence ATGCAAAAACTTTTGGTAATCCGCAACGACAAACTGGGCGATTTTATGCTGATATTTCCCGCCTTAGCGCTGATAAAAAAGGCAAATCCTCAGTTAAAAATCACCGCACTTGTACCTAAATATACCGCGTCAATGGCTGAGCTTTGTCCTTACATTGACGACATTATTATTGATGCACAAGACAAAAAAGATAAAACCCAATTTAAGCAAGTCTTACAGGCCATTAAAGCAGCGCATTTTGATGGAGTGATCAGCTTTTTCTCAAATTGGCATAATGCAAAATTGGTGTGGCTAAGTGGCATTAAATATCGTCTTGCACCTGCGACAAAATTGGCGCAACTGGCTTATAACCATCGTTTAACTCAACGCCGTTCACGTTCCCTTAAGCCAGAATTTGAATACAATTTGGATCTGGCAAGGGCGTTTTTACAGGCACAGCATTTGCCGATTAGTGAACCGCACGCACCTTATCTAGTCGTTCCACAAGAGATTTTACAAGCGCAGAAAAGCAAGCTCCAACACCAGTTAGGGATTGCACAAAATAAAAAATGGATTTTCCTACATAGTGGCACAGGCGGTTCGGCAAATAGCCTTTCTTTAGCGCAATATGCCGAATTAATTCAAGATATTTTGCAACAATTTGATGCCTATATTGTTCTCACTGCAGGGCCAAATGAAAGCGAACAGGCACATCAATTAGCCCAATTAGTGAATAATCCCAATGTGGTGATTTATGATAATAATGAAGGACTAGTGGATTTCACTTATTCTTTGGCTTGCGCAGATTTGTTTATCGCAGGTTCAACAGGGCCATTACACATTTGTGGTGCATTAAATGTACCAACCATTGGTTTTTTCCCAAGTCATCGTTCCGCAACCCCATTGCGCTGGCAGCCAATTAATGATCCCGCACGCCATTTGGCTTTTTGTCCACAAAATGAAGAGAAAGAACTGGCGAATATTCAAATAAATAAAATATTGCCACAAATTCAATCGTTTATTGCAAAACAATGGGCATAA
- the rimM gene encoding ribosome maturation factor RimM (Essential for efficient processing of 16S rRNA) translates to MTQQRIEVVGKLGSTYGIRGWLRIYSSTEQAESIFDYQPWFLKIKGQWQPTELESWKHHNHELIVKLKGINDREIAQTLTNVEIGVDLSVFPELEEGDYYWHDLIGCQVVNLQGYNMGTVAEMMETGSNDVLVVRASQKDAFGKQERLIPFLYEQVVKRVDLTTKTIEVDWDAGF, encoded by the coding sequence ATGACGCAACAAAGAATTGAAGTAGTTGGTAAATTAGGTTCAACATACGGAATTCGTGGTTGGTTACGCATTTATTCATCAACAGAACAAGCCGAAAGCATTTTTGATTATCAGCCTTGGTTTTTAAAAATTAAAGGTCAATGGCAGCCAACAGAATTAGAAAGTTGGAAACATCATAATCACGAACTTATTGTTAAATTAAAAGGCATTAATGATCGTGAAATCGCACAAACCCTAACTAATGTTGAAATTGGCGTAGATTTATCTGTATTCCCTGAACTTGAAGAGGGGGATTATTATTGGCACGATTTAATTGGCTGCCAAGTGGTGAATCTACAAGGTTACAATATGGGAACGGTGGCTGAAATGATGGAAACTGGCTCAAATGATGTATTAGTTGTACGAGCAAGTCAAAAAGATGCTTTTGGAAAACAAGAACGGTTAATTCCGTTTTTGTATGAACAAGTAGTTAAAAGAGTAGATCTCACCACCAAGACTATTGAAGTGGATTGGGACGCTGGTTTCTAA
- the rplS gene encoding 50S ribosomal protein L19 → MSNIIKQIEQEQLKQNVPSFRPGDTLEVKVWVVEGSKRRLQAFEGVVIAIRNRGLHSAFTLRKVSNGVGVERVFQTHSPVVDSITVKRKGAVRKAKLYYLRERSGKSARIKERLGD, encoded by the coding sequence ATGAGTAACATCATTAAACAAATTGAACAAGAACAATTAAAACAAAACGTACCTAGCTTCCGCCCAGGTGATACTTTAGAAGTTAAAGTATGGGTTGTTGAAGGTAGTAAACGTCGTCTGCAAGCATTCGAAGGCGTGGTTATTGCAATTCGTAACCGCGGCTTGCACAGTGCATTCACTTTACGCAAAGTATCTAACGGTGTGGGCGTTGAGCGTGTATTCCAAACTCACTCACCAGTTGTAGATAGCATCACAGTTAAACGTAAAGGTGCGGTTCGTAAAGCGAAACTTTACTACTTACGTGAGCGTTCAGGTAAATCTGCACGTATTAAAGAACGTCTTGGTGACTAA
- the rdgB gene encoding RdgB/HAM1 family non-canonical purine NTP pyrophosphatase, with protein MKQKIVLATGNQGKVHEMADVLADFGFEVIAQTDLGIESPEETGLTFVENALLKARYAAKMSGLPAIADDSGLVVNALNGEPGLYSARYAGVDGEQADAENRKKLLQKLTNVPASERQAKFVSCIVLLQHETDPSPIIAEGECAGEITFEEKGENGFGYDSLFFYPEKDRTFAELDTPEKKQISHRARALGVLKARLQAKERSK; from the coding sequence ATGAAACAAAAAATTGTGCTTGCTACGGGTAATCAAGGCAAAGTGCACGAAATGGCCGATGTGTTAGCAGATTTTGGCTTTGAAGTGATCGCACAAACGGATTTAGGCATTGAAAGCCCCGAAGAAACAGGCTTAACTTTTGTGGAAAATGCCTTATTGAAAGCGCGTTATGCAGCCAAAATGTCAGGTTTGCCCGCCATTGCTGATGATAGCGGATTAGTGGTGAATGCACTCAATGGTGAACCAGGGCTATATTCCGCTCGTTACGCAGGTGTTGATGGCGAGCAAGCCGATGCTGAAAATCGTAAAAAGTTATTACAAAAATTAACTAACGTGCCAGCCAGCGAACGCCAAGCGAAGTTTGTGAGCTGCATTGTATTATTGCAACACGAAACCGATCCTTCACCGATTATTGCGGAGGGGGAATGCGCAGGTGAAATCACTTTTGAAGAAAAAGGTGAAAATGGTTTTGGTTATGACAGTCTATTTTTCTATCCTGAAAAAGACCGCACTTTTGCCGAGCTTGATACGCCAGAGAAGAAACAAATCTCACATCGCGCACGCGCATTAGGCGTGTTAAAAGCACGCTTACAAGCCAAAGAGCGGTCAAAATAA
- the trmD gene encoding tRNA (guanosine(37)-N1)-methyltransferase TrmD, which produces MWIGLVSLFPEMFKAITEYGVTGRAVKQNLLQVQCWNPRDFTTDKHKTVDDRPYGGGPGMLMMVQPLRDAIQAAKTAAGEGAKVIYLSPQGRKLDQNGVTELAQNQKLILVCGRYEGIDERVIQTEIDEEWSVGDYVLTGGELPAMTLIDAVARFIPGVLGKQASAEEDSFADGLLDCPHYTRPEVLDGMSVPAVLMSGNHEEIRKWRLKQSLLRTWLRRPELLESLALTDEQRKLLAQVKLEQQANKVD; this is translated from the coding sequence ATGTGGATTGGTCTTGTTTCATTGTTCCCCGAAATGTTTAAAGCGATTACTGAGTATGGGGTAACAGGCAGAGCCGTAAAACAAAATCTCTTGCAAGTACAGTGTTGGAATCCGCGTGATTTCACCACGGATAAACATAAAACCGTTGATGACCGTCCTTATGGCGGTGGGCCTGGAATGTTGATGATGGTGCAACCATTGCGTGATGCAATCCAAGCGGCTAAAACGGCAGCAGGAGAAGGGGCAAAGGTGATTTATCTTTCGCCACAAGGACGTAAACTCGATCAAAATGGCGTAACAGAATTGGCACAAAATCAAAAATTGATTTTAGTCTGCGGTCGTTACGAGGGTATTGACGAACGAGTGATCCAAACTGAGATTGACGAAGAATGGTCAGTCGGTGATTACGTTCTCACTGGCGGTGAATTACCTGCAATGACATTGATTGATGCCGTTGCACGCTTTATCCCCGGAGTGCTAGGCAAACAGGCCTCCGCAGAAGAAGATTCTTTTGCCGATGGTTTGCTTGACTGCCCTCACTATACTCGCCCAGAAGTGCTAGACGGAATGTCTGTACCTGCGGTGTTGATGTCGGGCAACCACGAAGAAATTCGTAAATGGCGGTTAAAACAATCGTTATTGCGAACCTGGTTAAGACGCCCTGAGCTATTGGAAAGCCTAGCTCTGACTGACGAACAACGGAAACTGCTGGCGCAAGTCAAACTTGAACAGCAAGCAAATAAAGTTGATTAG